DNA from Acetomicrobium sp. S15 = DSM 107314:
TAACTTTAACAAAGGCTCTTGCGCAGCCACTCTCAGAAACGCTTTGGCGAGGTCGTGCTGCGGGTGGCTTGAAAGCCCCGGGTATAAAACCCACTCCACCCCTCCGTGCGACTCCAAAAATTGCGCCACGTCCATGGCGTTCTTGCTGTGACGCTCCATGCGGAGCGAG
Protein-coding regions in this window:
- a CDS encoding PLP-dependent transferase, coding for SLRMERHSKNAMDVAQFLESHGGVEWVLYPGLSSHPQHDLAKAFLRVAAQEPLLKLTLSRCLGQNRNETRL